A portion of the Trichoplusia ni isolate ovarian cell line Hi5 chromosome 12, tn1, whole genome shotgun sequence genome contains these proteins:
- the LOC113499224 gene encoding chymotrypsinogen A-like — protein MLPQIFLLLIIPTFTVEERIITTVKYSTFRVQPTIVHGNPVLKGQIPYIVSIKEPLRRVSKKKKLWANLCGGSIISELKVLTAAHCFEAKHFYYGTHPQLLRVVAGSLQNEIVHTGRTQTTEKAQWRSISKLTLHQEFQFPTHDIALVVVDSKFIFSKTVDYVIPATVKSDYPRTCIAAGFGQTSASPQSPVSKELMWADIYVLSRRQCDIWWEMNMDSFICTNSQGTDVGGGDSGGPLTCYGTLDPKEKRGKDLLVGIVSGKNYDKTTLFTRVSAYKDWMNDGCEKFEASKFVVYSCLSITLFYIRLLILFISRPLG, from the exons ATGTTACCTCAAATATTTCTGTTATTGATAATACCTACATTTACCGTAGAAGAACGAATCATAACAACAGTGAAGTACTCGACGTTCCGGGTCCAACCAACGATAGTCCATGGCAATCCGGTTTTGAAAGGCCAAATACCATACATTGTGTCAATCAAGGAACCTCTAAGGAGAGTGTCAAAGAAGAAAAAGCTATGGGCGAATCTTTGTGGCGGCAGCATTATATCGGAGCTGAAAGTTCTGACGGCCGCGCATTGCTTTGAAGCGAAACATTTCTACTATGGGACACATCCTCAGTTGCTGCGAGTCGTTGCCGGCAGTCTGCAGAATGAAATAGTACACACAG GTCGCACACAAACCACAGAAAAAGCTCAATGGAGATCAATAAGCAAATTGACGCTGCACCAAGAGTTCCAGTTCCCGACGCACGACATAGCGCTAGTGGTAGTGGACAGCAAGTTCATATTCTCAAAGACCGTGGACTACGTCATACCAGCGACGGTGAAATCAGACTACCCGAGGACCTGCATCGCGGCGGGCTTCGGGCAAACCTCCGCGTCGCCACAGTCACCAGTTTCCAAAGAGCTCATGTGGGCTGATATATACGTGCTCTCTCGACGCCAATGCGACATCTGGTGGGAGATGAACATGGATTCCTTCATTTGCACGAATTCTCAAGGAACTGATGTCGGTGGTGGGGACTCCGGAGGGCCCCTGACCTGCTACGGGACTTTAGACCCTAAGGAAAAGCGGGGTAAAGATCTCCTGGTCGGCATCGTCAGCGGGAAGAATTATGACAAGACAACACTCTTCACAAGGGTGTCGGCTTACAAGGATTGGATGAATGACGGTTGTGAAAAGTTTGAAGCTTCTAAATTTGTAGTGTATTCGTGTTTGTCCATTACACTTTTTTATATACGTTTATTGATTCTATTTATTTCTAGGCCTCTGGGTTAA